GAATAATTTTTCCCTCAAAAATGGATGCACGTCTTCAGATTTCTGGGCATGGATTTCACAATGGGAGAAATCTGAAAAATAGATGTGCCAGTAGTTTTCACatttgaaattttattttattttagttttgttttatatagaaaataaaaaactggTTGTATAATAAATGATAAAtaatagaaataaaataaaataatgaagaacACATGTCGAAACCTAGGATAGACTATAGAGGGGTAATGAGATAACTCTACCACTTTTAGACACCCTTTATCACACCATTTTGGTTGAGAATAAAATCCGCAACCCCCTATTAGTTTTGGTATATACCCCCGGGCCGGCCAGTGAAAAAAGGCCCTAGACTATTACTAATAATACCTACTGAGGCGATACATAGAATTTTCTTAAACCACACCTTTAAGGGAGTGATTTACACAGACCAAATCGTCTAATTTATTGCCATCCATTTTATACAGGGAAACACCTCTCATCTCGATATGGTGTTGTTGAGCTTCCTTTCTTAGGCTTTTGAATGGCATGACTTCCCACTTTTTGTAGTTAGAATTTTTGCGTGTTTCACTCATGTCAGGTGATCCTGAGATAGGTCCACTATTGTCGTAGCTCACGTTGCTCCATATTTTACAGCTGCCGAATGGTCCTAGGGTGCCATTCTGTCCCTCTTGGCTTCTCTTTAGGTGCAAGGCAGCAGTATGAGCTCTGTTTATCGTCTCCCGACTTGGAATACCTGACCAATCCTCGTTCCTCTCGGATCTCATGGGAGAATGAATCCTAATAACCTGTGCAATCAAATCCAAATTAACCCAATCACTTAACCATGCATAACCATGTGAGTAAATGAACTTGTGAAAGAAACAAAAGTTTGTGAACGATGATTACGCCAAGACACTCTAATAGTTGATAGTAGGCCCGTCCTTGCAGGGGATTGTGCCCTTGTCTAGGCGTGGAGAAGTAGCGAGTCCTACAGGACAGCAAGTGTGAGAATATGATTTCTCAAATGTCCTGATCAACAGTTAAATTATGCACGTGAATTTAACGCGCACCAGCAAAATAAAAACTGACCATTCAGTATAGCCTGGATCTACTGTAAAACCATATATGTTGACTATATCACACATGGAGAGAGCTAGTTCTATCGATTTCATTCCAGTTCCTTTGGCACCTCTTCGCAGTACAATACCTTGGAACAGATAGACTGGATTTGTGATGCCCTGCAATACGCACGCAATTGAATTAAATTTGGTGAGGAGCATGGAAGCTCTTAAGTGAACCGTTTCATCCATAACGAACTTAAAGGAGGTGCATACTGCAATTTTGCATGAACCACCTTGGAGGTAAAACAGTAGCAGCAAAACACAAGAATCCTAAATATCATTGAACAATATAATATGGCTGATGCATTTCATACCATAGGCAGTGATGTGGATAAGTAATGAATGGCTTGCTTTTTAATACATCCATTTCTCAGGAAATTAGAGTTTGGATATTTAGGTCTAATGAGATGCAATTTTTACCTTTATCATGTCGTTGAAGTCTTTATGGGTCACACTTTTGATTATGAGCACCTCATCAGCTGCAAAGTCAACATATTTATAAGGAGAGGAAAGAAAGCAACCTAACTTTAACATGCTTACTCATAAGCGAATTACTGAACAGAAAAATAACTACTAATCTAGGATTCCCGAATCAGAATGGGGACTGCGGTATACATTGTCTGGTACTAAGTCTTAATCTAGTCACAAGTTTATTACCATTAGTTTTTGCATTCCTACTTCTATCTGAACTTTTAGAAACATTAAAACTTGCACAAAGCACTCCTTGACCCTAGTGCCGCCATCAGTTGATCATAGCTGCAAATATGCTGATAAATCAATCAACTCCATGGCGGTTTCCGATTACCTGCTAGAGGCTTACCACTCATAATCTCTCAGCATCATCATCTTTATTATGGTGATCTTTACCATTAAGTTAACCAATCATCACTTCATATGTGGTCTCAGATATGTTTTGCAGACATACATATCAGGATATCACATGTTACGATAGAAATGACCCTAAATTTTAGGCAATAATAACCACAGATTTTATTTACATCCTTGTTGATACGTTTGTCTTAAGGGTAGATATATAGGGGGTAAATGTCATCCAAACAGAAAGCGCATTCATCGACATCCTAACTAGTTCGGTAAAAAGAAAAAGGCTAACTACCCAACTAGAATCCAACTTACCAGATCCATCAAGAATTTTAACCATTTTACGAGCAGCACCCCTCACAACAAGGCGGAAGTCTCTCTTCATACCAATATGCTTGGCATATTTCTGGattataatcacaaattgaaAATCAATAGCTGAATCAAAGGATATTTGGTAAGGTATACGTCAAATAGGTAAAACAAAATGGAGATTTGAGAATGCAACTTGGAGTTGGCATATACGAAGAAAATTTAAATATATACCTTATTTACAGGAGCTTCGTTTTCTCGTATTACTGCATCATGACTGTCAATTTCTTCTCCAAATTCAGTCTTTAAGAGATCCCCTGAGTTTCCAACAACTGCACATCTCTCAAACTGGCGTGGGTGAAATGGAGGTGTTGACGGTAACAGCACGTTAAGGTGCTCCTCACATAGAGAACGGTTGTAGCATTTATCTGCTCCCCTACATCAAATGAAAAGGAGGAATGCTTACTGATACTCCAAATATCTTACAGTTATAAGATATTCAGCCAGTATGGTCCATTTTGAGTAGTGCAAAATCAAATGAACAAACTGGATGGGTCAAGAATCAATGATCATACAGTTGTGCAATCCGTTGAGCTGCATAGGTAAGCCATCCTTCTGGACGGGTATCGAGATATTCTCTCGTCAACACTGTCGTCATATTTCGGTACTGCATGCTGGTGGTGTTAGTGCACAAGAATCCTCAGAACAACAAAAGTATCAAGATAGAGAGAAGGAACCCTAACCTGCTCCCACAAAAGAATAGCCTCACACACATCATAAGGGTACTCCAGCGGTTCATGTTTTTTGAATTGCTTGTTGTACTGTTCTAAATAAGAAAAAGTTAGAGAGAAAAACTTCAATTACAAATGAACTAGCATTAGAAAGAGAGAACTCAGAAGAACCAAAAATTAGAAGTTCAAAGAGGTACTAACCCAAGTGCTGTTTGTGCCTTTAGGATATTTCAGGACCAATTTACAGTGGTCAATAATATGTGCAGTAAGTCCAAGTCCTCTATTAGCCTACATCCAAGTTGTAGATCAATACGGGTTCATAGAAGTTAGCTTTAAGGTAACCGATCCAAAGACGAGGTACGAGAAGTATAATTCAAATAGAAAACCGGACTTTCTATACAATCGACAAAAACAACCAGAAAGCTGTAATAAGAAAAGCACACCACTGAACACGTCATCCTAGAAGATACCTTCAATATGATTACACTGTAATTTTCAGATACACCATACTCAAGCTAGAACAAATGGTATTCTATTTTGTGTCTTTATTAAGTTAGAATCCTGATATAACTTCAACTAACTGACTTTTCTATACATAGTAAGTGCGCGTCTCTAGCAAAACCGTCGGGAATTGAACCCACTGCCTGAGATTAAAACTCACCTGATCCACAGAAATTAACCACTCTGCTATTCTCATCCTAAAAGAAAAGGTACACAAGCGTAATTAAGTATACATGTTGAAGTTTCTTGATATAATTTCGCTTCATCACTTTGGTTTCCAAGAAATTGGCGCATCCTAAATATGGCAGACCAGTTAAGTAACTAGCATTGAAATCTACTGGGGCACAAATTTTGTTGATTAGATAATGCAACTGACAAGAGTAAATTTCTGTGAACATCTACTTTTTGTAGGGTCCTATTATTAAGAATTCAATCTCGAATAAACTTACAGACCCACTTTGTTGCTGATTAGAAATACTGTACCCAATCATATGGTAGGTTAGTGGCAACTTTTTTCCCGGGTGATGAAAATTTCTCCTAAGCAGTAAAGGTAGTAATACAAAACTTGTAAACATGCCATACTCAAAGTATTTTGCTTTAAAAAATTGCATTCTTGATAGTGCTGAAAATGGTTCCTTTTAGTTGCATTACCATACTCACAAATGCGTATATACTGTGACCAAAAAGTGTTGAACAATTTTCAGAAGGAC
This genomic stretch from Papaver somniferum cultivar HN1 chromosome 5, ASM357369v1, whole genome shotgun sequence harbors:
- the LOC113283234 gene encoding sialyltransferase-like protein 1, with translation MRRIRVPSSSSSSTNSRPIIPLLICVVVIFTLVVLAIQTSNFSDYEKYYINRVEIKILSDFQTNVQQCIANRGLGLTAHIIDHCKLVLKYPKGTNSTWYNKQFKKHEPLEYPYDVCEAILLWEQYRNMTTVLTREYLDTRPEGWLTYAAQRIAQLGADKCYNRSLCEEHLNVLLPSTPPFHPRQFERCAVVGNSGDLLKTEFGEEIDSHDAVIRENEAPVNKKYAKHIGMKRDFRLVVRGAARKMVKILDGSADEVLIIKSVTHKDFNDMIKGITNPVYLFQGIVLRRGAKGTGMKSIELALSMCDIVNIYGFTVDPGYTEWTRYFSTPRQGHNPLQGRAYYQLLECLGVIRIHSPMRSERNEDWSGIPSRETINRAHTAALHLKRSQEGQNGTLGPFGSCKIWSNVSYDNSGPISGSPDMSETRKNSNYKKWEVMPFKSLRKEAQQHHIEMRGVSLYKMDGNKLDDLVCVNHSLKGVV